In Anolis carolinensis isolate JA03-04 chromosome 4, rAnoCar3.1.pri, whole genome shotgun sequence, the genomic window gagttctttttacctaaataaatgtttttgaacttttactgagcctctgcaatctctctccctctctctctctctctctctctctctctcgtccccaccggCCGCGCTTGGGacggaggcgggagcgagaggagggcctcccccgaggaACAAAGAGACCGTGCAGGTGCAACTTGTGCAACTTTGTGAACCACAACATCACAGCGGAAGCCTTGAGCCAAGAGGGAGCCTCACCCGCTGCGGGCAAAGTTGGCCCAGTATCTCATCACCGTCTTGCTGAGCCGCTTCTCCTCCTCGGTGTGCTCCCCTGCGAAGGCAGAAGGAAGAGGCCCTGAGACACCCCACACTCCGCCTGCGCCCCAAAGGGAGGGAAACCCACACATTGGGGAGGGAACGGGAGAGGAGCGTGCCCTGTTGAGGGCCAGAGGGCACAGGGTCAGCCTGGCCGGCCttgtgagcacccgacaattcaaataaaaaatagcccctgcttgttgttgacccaagcaacccaaaagatagttgcatctatcaagtaggaaattcaggtaccacttatatgtggggaggttaatttacgacaccataaacatcatccagctgccgttggaatgaggaagttgccgtcgcagtggatgatgaagcagctgctccccctgtggccggaatcaagcatagcctcaggaagctggaagctggagaaggtttaaattgcctctgcgtctgtctctgtctctgttctatgttatatggcattgaatgtttgccttatatgtgtacaatgtgatccgccctgagtccccttcggggtgagaaagaagggcggaatataaatactgcaaataaataatgttCCTTCATGAAGTGCGGTTCAGTCTATCTGCCTCCTCTCAGGCCAAAAACGGAAGAGAGACCCCCGGAACCCCCGCCTCTGCTCCCACCCAAAGGCACTCGTTCCCTTGCATTGGCCTCACCGAACGGGGAGTCGTCGCTGCTTAAGAACAGCGTTCCCAAAACAAAGGTGACTTCGTCTCCATGGTCGGACTTCACAAAATCCGGCTTTGtgtctctgaagatggaagggCGATGCTGGAATTCGTAAAAGTAGACGGGCGCACcagagccttttttaaaaaaagaaagaggtgGAGGGGAAGTCATTGTCTGTAGTTATAAAGAAACCCAATAAACAAGCAGGTAGAAGCTTACTTTGGCCCGATCCTTGGATGAGACCCCTGGGCCCCCATCCCAGGTGGGGCTGTCCATGTCTTCGGGGCCTGTGGCGCCATGGtcccgggggcgctgtcgagcccctgggaggatggcaccacccccacctccttctccttcagacCTGGGCCTTCCCACCATGGCCCAtccaggcccgaaggagaaggcccATGCAAGCTGGCTGGGCCTCCCCACCGTGGTCCAcgcatcctggccccgcctcccacgccgcacGGTCTGGCCCAGCCAACCTGGATGGGCCACCCCGCCACGTGCTGGCTCAGTCAGGCCACTGTGGGAAGGTCCATCCAGGCCACAGCGAGAACAcccaggcaggctggctggacctTCCTGCCGCAGCCCACGCAACCTTGCCccaggtctggccacgcctcccgcatcgCGCGGCCACGGCTCTTGCATCACGCGGCCATGCCTTTTGCGTCAcacggccatgcctcccacagcgctgggggggggggggcgccaaaaattattttgcctactaaggcaaaatacctGTGGATGCCTCTGCCACTAGGTCACCATAAGACCCACCTGCGCCATGGACTCACCTGGACCATGGACTCACCTGGGCCATGGACTCACCTGGACCATGGCTCCGGGGCTCCTCACAAAGAGGCTGGGCAGGAGGGCGACTCCGCTCTCTGCGATGGCTCTGTGAAAGAGGCCCCTGGACAACGGGGACAAAACCTGCACCAGAAAAAGGACAGAAAATGGGGCAAAGGAAGGGCAGGTGGGCTTGTGCCTTAGAGCTCCTTGGTTTCTCCTTCCagtcttgaatcatagaatcatagaatagtagagttggagagAAATATTGAGAAATAAAACAGACCAAAATGACACTGGCACACAATGTGTCCTTGCAGAGAATGTGGTCCTCTTTGCCTTGGCTATTTTATAGTTTCTGTTATTGTATTAGACTTCTCTGGACGGAGGACTTTGGTGTCTGAACAGGGGCCTTTCAGAAATAGtggctcccatcccatggggTCAAAAAGCCTCTGAACATGGAATTATGCTGCAAGGATTTCGGTCATTAAGGTCCCAAAACGTTCTTTGCGGAGACAGGGCACCACttctgaggaggaagaggaggaagccaAGGGCTCAGAGGGACCCAGAACGGGCGTCCCTGGGGCTTCTCTCCGGCCAAAACCGTGGGCCCTTGCAACTTCCATGGGCCGGCTGACCCTGACCCACCTGGACCCCCACGCTGAACGCTCCGGCCGACTCTCCCATGGTGGTCACCGAAGTGGGGTCTCCTCCGAAGGCCTTGATGTTCTCCTGGACCCACCTGAGGGCTGCCACCTGGTCCAGCAACCCCCAGTTGCCCGGCGCCTCCTTGGACCCGGTGCTGGAAGAGACGCGGCACCAAGGAGAGCCGGTCAAGCGACCCAACAACACTTGACCCCCGTGCGCAAGTGACCATTTCATTATATTTGGAGAAAGCATAAGGAATGCAgtaattgttgtaagctgccttgggaccattggagaaaggcagggtagaaaggtccgaaataaataaataaataaataatagtaattgtAGAGCCTAGAGCTTTGCCTCAGCCAATTGGTAACAGCCAATTAGTAAGAAAACTCAATATGAATACTTCGAAATAGAAAACAGATCAAGGCAGAGGTATGAGAAAGCTGGGAATAAAACTTCTAAatttaagccaaaaggagaaatATTGACAGGCCAACCATTAGTGACATAAAgtaaaaaaatgtgttgttgaaggctttcatggccaggatcacagggttgttgtatgttttctgggttgtctggccatgttccagaagcattctctcctgtttcgcccacatctatggcaggcatcctcagaggttgtgaggttctctcaccctggactttccacagatatatatcaaccttccttgcctagtttctccatacctcacaacctctgaggatggctgccatggatgtgggcgaaacgtcaggagagaatgcttctggaacatggccatacagcccagaaaacatacaacaacccattaaaAAGATGGTTTAGAAATGATGCTAAGATAAATGAATCTAGAATTCCAGACCTTCTACCAACATCTTTATCATTCAGAAAGTAACACAtccaaagatttaaaaaaaatctttgcagCAAGTGACCACTCAAAGCTCTTTCTGGAAATCTATAAAATGCATCACGTCACAACAGCATAAAGAAAGCTGAAGGCCGGAAGGGGCCGAGGCTGGCCGGTCAAGCAAAGAGCGAcaagaaggcccttccacactgcccgaTATCCCAGGGtatgatcccaggttatctgctttgagctggattatatgggtctccactgccagagagtctggaataagcagataatctgggaccagatcctgggacatggggcagtgtggaaggggcctcagagacatatattatttacagtatttatatcccgcccttctttctcaccccaaaggggactcattacacatataaggcaaaccttcaatgccttaacatagaacagagacatagACAAATGCAggttccgagctggccttgaactcatgacctcttggtcagagtgatttgttgcagctggctgctcaccagcctgcgccacagcccgggctaggAGGTAGGCGACTGGCCAAGGAGACAGGGGGCCACTGTCCAGGGAAAGGGTCAAAGGCCTTCCTCACCCGAAGAAGCCCGGGATCCCCAACCGGTACTGaaggaccaccaccaccaccacgccCTCGAGGGCGGCGAGGCCGCGCGCGTCGTAGAAGGAGGCGGAGCCCACCACCAGGGCCCCTCCGTGGACAGGACGGGGCTCGCGGCCAGGCACTGGGGCCAGGCTGGCCGCCCCCCTTCCCTCCCGGCTGCAGGCCCCTCAACTGACCCAGGGGCAAGCTCTTCGGGGCCAAAGAGCAGGATCAAAACAGAGGAACCCAGGCACCGGGCCCCAaggacgggggggggggcagtgcctGCCTCACCGGCAACGTGGCCTCCGTGTCCGGCGTGAAGACGTTGAGGTAGAGGCAGTCCCCGGAGAGGGGCAGGTGGGGCAGCGTCAAGTTCAGCCCTTGGTTCAGCTCCTGCATCCAGCTCAGGTCCTGCAGGCACCTTgcggacggggggggggggggggcaggggggcaGGTGAGCAacccacgccccccccccccaggatcaCAGGGCCCGGAGCCCACCCTCTGCGCCCGCAGGACCCCAGCAGCGCGGGACAGGCTCTtccttaaggggggggggggggacccaagGCCTCTCTGTCTCCTTTCTGCTGGGGCCCCATAGAAATCCCCCTTCCTGTCATGTGAAGCCATtgtgccttggggggggggggggcagagcacAGGGCGGCCT contains:
- the LOC103281811 gene encoding cocaine esterase-like — protein: MSLKISCCIQRHVSVRLDPELGLRPETLGQDGGGGQPRPLPPPPLCVPSPPPLSDYPSLWGALTPPPPLSPAGPGSARPTVSTRLGRLRGTLLSVEGAPAPVKAFLGVPFASPPPPGALRFAPPEPPQPWAHLREAASQPPLCLQDLSWMQELNQGLNLTLPHLPLSGDCLYLNVFTPDTEATLPVSREGRGAASLAPVPGREPRPVHGGALVVGSASFYDARGLAALEGVVVVVVLQYRLGIPGFFGTGSKEAPGNWGLLDQVAALRWVQENIKAFGGDPTSVTTMGESAGAFSVGVQVLSPLSRGLFHRAIAESGVALLPSLFVRSPGAMVQALVRPSTFTNSSIKWYLNFLLDRCNYLLGCLGQQQAGAIFYLNCRVLTRPARLTLCPLALNRARSSPVPSPMCGFPSLWGAGGVWGVSGPLPSAFAGEHTEEEKRLSKTVMRYWANFARSG